The Vitis riparia cultivar Riparia Gloire de Montpellier isolate 1030 chromosome 3, EGFV_Vit.rip_1.0, whole genome shotgun sequence genome includes a region encoding these proteins:
- the LOC117908765 gene encoding protein ACCELERATED CELL DEATH 6-like, translating into MAGTLIVMATLVATVTFTAAFTLPGGVQSEGPHQGMAVLTRKAAFKAFIVTDTVAMTTSMTAAVILFTSSWNDEKNKWNLHFIALQLLWMSLASMGLAFLTGLFTVLSHSMELAIMVCFIGCVFPSLLCLLGPLILPEEFVWSLVDIIEKIKTKIYSFWILHN; encoded by the coding sequence ATGGCTGGCACCCTCATAGTAATGGCAACATTAGTTGCAACAGTCACATTTACAGCCGCATTCACCCTTCCAGGGGGCGTCCAAAGTGAAGGTCCACATCAAGGGATGGCAGTGCTAACAAGGAAAGCAGCATTCAAAGCTTTTATTGTCACTGATACAGTAGCTATGACTACATCCATGACTGCTGCAGTGATTCTTTTCACATCATCTTGGAatgatgagaaaaataaatggaatctGCACTTTATTGCCTTGCAGTTGTTATGGATGTCACTTGCCTCAATGGGACTAGCATTCCTTACTGGACTGTTCACTGTTCTATCACACTCAATGGAGCTTGCTATCATGGTTTGTTTTATTGGCTGTGTCTTCCCAAGTCTCCTCTGCTTGCTGGGGCCTCTTATTCTCCCAGAGGAATTTGTTTGGTCACTCGTGGATATCATAGagaaaatcaaaaccaaaatataCTCATTCTGGATATTGCACAACTAA
- the LOC117910984 gene encoding ankyrin-1-like has protein sequence MADALFSVANALCSAFFEVLIERAHPARALAVAVAVDHDEISNLNLHVGFDSSHRKNTALHIAARVGNKKMVEALLSEGTPASLLTENSKHETPLHIAARSGHVHVVKFLIDWATESTDVETGGIQQVLRMRNMEGNTPLHEAVRNGHHSTVLVFMEAKDSDLFVSLNNAGESPLLMAVDTRASEIVKTILPNSKPSSLLHRSSNGQTILHRAILRADLNSSGRSPLHYAAASGALALVDHLLQLKPSNGSFLDGNLATPAHMAAENGHLNVLKLFVKRCRYWVELLNNHHQNILHVAAQNGHLKVVRYIQNMFMVNDLLNETDEDGNTPLHLAAAKLHSSIVSTLIQTGNVDTTAINKKGETALDIARKFQV, from the exons ATGGCCGATGCTTTGTTTTCAGTGGCCAATGCTTTGTGTTCAGCGTTTTTCGAAGTCTTGATCGAGCGCGCGCATCCGGCGAGAGCCTTAGCCGTAGCCGTAGCCGTAGATCACGATGAGATCAGTAACCTGAACTTACACGTCGGCTTTGACTCAAGTCACAGGAAGAACACAGCGCTTCATATTGCTGCAAGAGTAGGGAACAAGAAAATGGTGGAAGCGTTACTCAGCGAGGGTACGCCAGCTTCGCTTCTCACTGAGAATTCTAAACATGAAACCCCACTTCACATTGCAGCTAGATCTGGCCATGTTCATGTGGTAAAATTTCTTATTGATTGGGCGACCGAGTCCACAGATGTCGAAACTGGAGGGATACAACAGGTACTGAGAATGAGAAACATGGAAGGCAACACGCCATTACATGAAGCTGTTAGAAATGGTCACCATTCTACTGTGCTAGTATTCATGGAAGCAAAGGACTCAGATCTGTTTGTTTCACTCAACAATGCTGGGGAGTCTCCACTTTTAATGGCTGTTGATACTAGGGCAAGTGAAATTGTGAAAACTATATTACCAAATTCAAAGCCCTCTTCTCTTCTCCATAGAAGTTCAAACGGCCAGACAATTCTCCACAGGGCCATTCTGAGAGCTGATTTGA ATAGCAGCGGAAGAAGTCCTCTTCACTATGCTGCAGCTTCCGGTGCCTTAGCCTTAGTCGATCATTTACTACAACTAAAACCTTCCAATGGATCTTTCCTCGATGGCAATTTAGCAACACCGGCTCATATGGCTGCAGAAAATGGGCATCTGAATGTATTGAAATTGTTTGTCAAGCGCTGCCGCTATTGGGTCGAATTACTCAACAATCACCACCAAAATATCCTTCATGTAGCAGCCCAAAATGGACATCTTAAAGTTGTTCGatatattcaaaatatgttCATGGTGAATGATCTATTGAATGAGACCGATGAGGACGGAAACACCCCTTTGCATCTTGCAGCAGCAAAATTGCACAGCAGCATCGTAAGTACTCTTATCCAAACAGGAAATGTGGATACTACGGCAATCAATAAAAAAGGTGAAACAGCTCTCGATATTGCTAGGAAATTTCAGGTGTGA